One part of the Anopheles merus strain MAF chromosome 3L, AmerM5.1, whole genome shotgun sequence genome encodes these proteins:
- the LOC121598681 gene encoding tuberin isoform X1 → MAARERETQLSRIKQFFRMSKPGSVSSSRHDLPISPELERELRPETPVTQRCKALRDFGDQVLTSRLEPDAVQSLWELTKDLLVGNKLMEQRQCALAFYCRLIQGQYDRLGLMRAQFYRVIESHSEPEDISYRLEMLKLLTETGKNIQHFEKEIGAFLLDWIKPIHEAGLIDSLLELIVNLIKYNAASLEPKFLVGVVSYIFDMTCNKQETNTILLCLSVLDCFICYAIIPNESLTLFIIILCRMVNQEAYCQHSWKIMKNLFGTALGHATLLTMCNILNNPAFHQDDALLRGAIFHTNVGLWGISVVPILHCSPSLVLTSFWNALKSRHVIVTYEVILSMNRLIQKSGNELNEPTWDIICDIMTEISHNLAIHRLPADHTVVTHFHETLNMVEQLLQQGTLNADPEKVYGLIEHVSAERPEASVKQLIDYRASKISATRSEWLKQLCQFMDRFYRMKSSNVRIYAVQALERIMTANRAAYEDEILERIVIVHLGTVPLEKDPEVRKAVARTLIEFTIHCETKRCIELLEIVEKLLQRPYEENQVVRSEQEAEDIILLVDGLIRLFIVKLYRLPSLHAIRVYSMLIGLLEQHYQRPHVLANVVTIRYRIFAWMMKARANGSFHIGYPDPEDGNRVRFSHYLGLEGPYQHQSLQPQPYLSSQSTSQLNLTGAGGSEAGSKAMDRIPATNLTTISIKRGCQVIVLCLKEEKDWEVIQLVLTELPSVMQNKALIQGNDVDSLARTLYRMYTDKMQLEKLQVSANVAPKMSDYMELILPALSSLAMYHQHLDTNTQKNIIDALKQGLISRRPHECIRMLTILLLEMPEQLMPKMADLLLELSKMTGTKMVALPVLEFLSTLILVPSFRFGNFTMRTYMCVMAMSLPFTNPFRYDHYTVSLAHYVVAAWFIKCKLPMRHQLVKFIVQGLESYVHVPFQDGSRSFSQVNEDSSERKRSSSLTEQSSRRRDRIQQQAQQQKQSQQQQQQQQGQQSSHRAGVASSNASGSTASIAQSSTALPSQKVYSISPLNDDMYRFHCELADTCVDFMVRHTFSPCSGISKRLPSAEFLLSGGQSMTWLVGHDLITITTSGCSGVTFRNGLCDRCHQYCQSAGTASNGPGDQSKLMAPYQHHQQQHHHQHQQHHHHALLSKSNSSASTATTTTTVGGGQPLSPEPPFSSASSGKDSGLSGIGLGGGGDGALSAAGNGLPLTLATASSSNKRYTKASLQHSSANESDSTDLTTSSSTSSSTAATPYPTAPHSAHGGPMVAANAAAASNRFFRQGSQEGYSSGSLEALSRRGSNPDSADPTIGGPGGMMGPVGGELQLQRTSSLVAPRAPPGLMATIGNRLILPQQLSSSLAGGVGGGGSSSSSGIGFDRPVQPCACVCTGWAEVCVRRPTGFTSWITRIQSQVSHDILGGDVSLQDLTSLFSPSVGGGVIGPDYMTLGTGGHPSYSGDGLTPFGSSADIPSATMVDRIAAAAAAAPESELQPSTVGSSELLNPVPAPAPTVQPRAKVSISDEVFEMVKKTESKKKPSVEEEHEQSEDEELRNVLAGGGGGVDPSLSGGGSGPINIPGKQSSAAGALASDDDASHSDDDDDEEDGEEDGSDENGRKHGNDEVMFDDTDGRTRKPVRRVNSSPEMRTKWNSQFLSKAKESAGQQHQQHQQMDSTAIVTAGAGDPAVVATTSVVSAGLGQTVETGVMEKKKSTYGKGVSCEAIPEEIAGSTPPPPTALRMQSDPQTTAVPPPPTVRGTVTAKHQAEFGATKATAITTSLPESNTLEPIPASLVAPRKQHSADDATLAARPDGSSTEVINTLQQGSIAALPSGAMIAPIAMHPITQTSSSSALSLKLPMEKVTSKPPQSPVPLSPRLIARNTTNLKQSSSGTASPSFPAMGMGGAGSIGIGSGLLGMGSGGNDNDNLPRGRSKTISTVREHYTRDASKWSAANVSRMRNEHINRTVVSPSFVFLQLYHHGQFGSECPLLLDKDPEKAIALLDLIPPFEMHKIGVLYVGPGQAGNESEILKNRYGSLRYAEFLSSLGTLVAIKDAKEKNIFIDLESNGKDGAFTYIYQDDIVQLTFHVATLMPNKRQDPHCNEKKKHIGNDFVTIVYNESGEEYDLKTIRGQYNYACVIVEPIELNSNRVFIRSKDDIAQHVTRETKIVSDHTAPLLARQMALHANLASLVAQSLKTKNSSPYASNWLERLRKIKNIRSRYGQQQDDQRQTQQQQQQQQSLQQGGGGSANDLSSAASSSNSGISYRVDDFSKYTV, encoded by the exons atgGCCGCGAGGGAACGGGAAACCCAACTGTCCCGGATCAAGCAGTTCTTTCGCATGTCCAAGCCGGGCAGTG TGTCAAGCTCGCGACATGATTTACCGATCTCGCCGGAGCTGGAGCGCGAGCTGCGGCCGGAAACGCCCGTCACGCAGCGGTGCAAGGCGCTGCGCGACTTTGGCGACCAGGTGCTGACGTCCCGGCTCGAGCCGGACGCGGTCCAGTCGCTGTGGGAGCTGACGAAGGATCTGCTCGTCGGCAACAAGCTGATGGAGCAGCGCCAGTGTGCCCTCGCCTTCTACTGCCGGCTGATCCAGGGCCAGTACGACCGGCTGGGGCTGATGCGGGCCCAGTTCTATCGCGTGATCGAAAGCCACAGCGAGCCGGAGGACATCTCGTACCGGCTGGAGATGCTGAAGCTGCTGACCGAGACGGGGAAGAACATTCAGCACTTCGAGAAGGAGATCGGTGCGTTCCTGCTCGACTGGATCAAGCCGATCCACGAGGCCGGCCTGATCGATTCGCTGCTCGAGCTGATCGTCAacctgatcaagtacaatgcGGCCAGCCTGGAGCCCAAGTTTCTGGTCGGCGTCGTGTCGTACATCTTCGACATGACGTGCAACAAGCAGGAAACGAACACGATCCTGCTCTGTCTGTCCGTGCTCGATTGCTTCATCTGCTACGCGATCATACCGAACGAGTCGCTCACGCtgttcatcatcatcctgTGCCGGATGGTCAACCAGGAGGCGTACTGTCAGCACTCGTGGAAGATTATGAAGAATCTCTTCGGGACGGCGCTCGGGCACGCCACGCTGCTGACCATGTGCAACATACTGAACAATCCGGCCTTCCACCAGGACGATGCGTTGCTGCGCGGTGCCATCTTTCACACGAACGTCGGCCTGTGGGGCATCAGCGTCGTGCCGATACTGCACTGTTCGCCGTCGCTCGTGCTGACCAGCTTTTGGAAC GCACTGAAAAGTAGACACGTGATCGTGACGTACGAGGTGATACTGAGCATGAACCGGCTGATACAAAAGTCGGGCAACGAGCTGAACGAACCGACGTGGGACATTATCTGCGACATCATGACGGAGATTTCGCACAATCTCGCCATACACCGGCTGCCGGCCGACCATACCGTGGTGACGCACTTTCACGAAACGCTCAACATGGtggagcagctgctgcagcagggcACGCTGAACGCCGACCCGGAGAAGGTGTACGGGCTGATCGAGCACGTGTCGGCCGAGCGGCCGGAAGCGTCCGTCAAGCAGCTGATCGACTATCGGGCGAGCAAAATATCGGCCACCCGGTCGGAGTGGCTGAAGCAGCTGTGCCAGTTTATGGACCGGTTCTACCGCATGAAGAGCAGCAACGTGCGCATCTACGCGGTGCAGGCGCTGGAGCGCATCATGACCGCCAACCGGGCGGCGTACGAGGACGAAATACTGGAGCGCATCGTGATCGTGCATCTCGGCACGGTACCGCTCGAGAAGGATCCGGAGGTGCGGAAGGCGGTCGCGCGGACGCTGATCGAGTTTACCATTCACTGCGAGACGAAGCGGTGCATCGAGCTGCTGGAGATTGTGGagaagctgctgcagcgcCCGTACGAGGAGAATCAGGTGGTGCGGTCGGAGCAGGAAGCGGAAGATATCATCCTGCTGGTGGACGGGCTGATACGGCTGTTCATCGTGAAGCTGTACCGGTTGCCGTCGCTGCACGCGATCCGCGTGTACAGCATGCTGATCGGGCTGCTCGAGCAGCACTACCAGCGGCCGCACGTGCTCGCGAACGTGGTGACGATCCGGTACCGGATCTTCGCCTGGATGATGAAGGCTCGGGCGAACGGTTCGTTCCACATCGGCTATCCCGATCCGGAGGATGGGAATCGGGTGCGCTTTTCGCACTACCTCGGGCTTGAGGGGCCGTACCAGCACCAGAGCTTGCAGCCGCAACCGTACCTCTCGAGCCAGTCGACGAGCCAGCTGAATCTGACCGGCGCCGGCGGGTCGGAGGCGGGCTCGAAGGCGATGGATCGCATCCCGGCCACCAATCTGACCACGATCTCGATCAAGCGCGGCTGCCAGGTGATTGTGCTGTGCctgaaggaggagaaggacTGGGAGGTGATACAGCTGGTGCTGACCGAGCTGCCGAGCGTGATGCAGAACAAGGCGCTGATCCAGGGCAACGATGTGGACTCGCTCGCCCGCACCCTGTACCGCATGTACACGGACAAGATGCAGCTGGAGAAGCTGCAGGTGTCGGCGAACGTGGCGCCGAAGATGTCCGACTACATGGAGCTGATCCTGCCCGCCCTGTCCAGCCTGGCGATGTACCACCAGCATCTGGACACGAACACGCAGAAGAACATTATCGACGCGCTGAAGCAGGGGCTGATCTCGCGCCGGCCGCACGAGTGCATCCGCATGCTGACGATACTGCTGCTCGAGATGCCGGAGCAGCTGATGCCGAAGATGGCCGACTTGCTGCTGGAGCTGAGCAAGATGACGGGCACGAAGATGGTGGCGCTGCCGGTGCTCGAGTTCCTCTCCACGCTTATTCTCGTGCCGAGTTTTCGGTTCGGCAACTTTACGATGCGCACGTACATGTGCGTGATGGCGATGTCGCTGCCGTTTACGAATCCGTTCCGCTACGACCACTACACCGTGTCGCTGGCGCACTACGTCGTGGCGGCGTGGTTCATCAAGTGCAAGCTGCCGATGCGCCACCAGCTGGTCAAGTTCATCGTGCAAGGGCTCGAGTCGTACGTGCACGTGCCGTTCCAGGACGGGTCGCGCTCGTTCTCGCAGGTGAACGAGGATTCGTCTGAGCGCAAGCGTAGCTCCAGCCTGACCGAGCAGAGCTCGCGCCGTCGTGATCGCATCCAGCAGCAAgcacagcagcaaaagcaatcccagcagcagcagcagcaacagcagggcCAACAATCGAGCCATCGGGCGGGTGTCGCGTCATCCAATGCGTCCGGGTCAACGGCATCGATTGCGCAATCCTCCACCGCGCTGCCCTCGCAGAAGGTATACTCAATTTCACCGCTCAACGACGACATGTACCGGTTCCACTGCGAGCTGGCCGACACGTGCGTCGATTTTATGGTGCGCCACACGTTCTCGCCCTGCTCCGGCATCTCGAAGCGGCTGCCGTCGGCCGAGTTTCTGCTGTCCGGCGGCCAATCGATGACCTGGCTGGTCGGGCACGATCTGATCACCATCACGACGAGCGGCTGCTCGGGTGTCACCTTCCGGAATGGGCTGTGCGATCGGTGCCATCAGTACTGTCAGTCGGCGGGAACGGCATCCAACGGTCCGGGCGATCAGAGCAAACTGATGGCCCCTtatcagcaccaccagcagcagcaccaccatcaacaccaacaacatcatcaccatgCGTTGCTCTCGAAATCGAACAGCAGTGCGAGTACcgcgaccaccaccacgacggtCGGCGGTGGGCAACCGTTGTCCCCGGAGCCACCGTTCAGCAGTGCCTCGTCCGGCAAAGACTCGGGCCTGTCCGGCATTGGGCTGGGTGGCGGCGGGGACGGTGCCCTCAGTGCCGCCGGCAACGGGCTCCCGCTAACGCTGGCCACCGCTTCGTCGTCGAATAAAAGGTATACCAAAGCCAGTTTGCAACACAGTAG TGCAAATGAATCGGACAGCACCGATCTGACGACGTCCAGCTCGACCTCGTCCTCGACCGCGGCCACGCCGTACCCCACGGCACCCCACTCGGCCCACGGCGGGCCTATGGTGGCCGCcaacgccgccgccgccagcaATCGCTTCTTCCGCCAGGGCTCGCAGGAAGGCTACTCGTCCGGTTCGCTCGAGGCACTGTCACGGCGCGGAAGCAACCCCGACTCAGCCGACCCTACCATCGGCGGTCCCGGTGGCATGATGGGCCCGGTCGGGGGGGAGCTACAGCTGCAGCGCACCAGCTCACTGGTCGCTCCGCGTGCACCGCCCGGCCTGATGGCCACGATCGGCAACCGGTTGATTCTACCGCAGCAGCTGAGCAGCTCGCTGGCGGGCggtgtcggtggtggtggttcttCCTCCTCGTCGGGCATCGGGTTCGACCGGCCGGTACAGCCGTGTGCCTGCGTGTGCACGGGCTGGGCGGAAGTGTGCGTACGCCGACCGACCGGCTTTACGTCGTGGATCACGCGCATCCAGAGCCAGGTTTCGCACGACATTCTCGGTGGCGACGTGTCGCTGCAGGATTTAACGTCGCTCTTTTCGCCCAGCGTGGGAGGCGGTGTGATTGGGCCGGACTATATGACGCTCGGCACGGGCGGACATCCTTCGTACAGTGGCGATGGGCTGACACCGTTCGGCAGCAGTGCGGACATTCCGTCCGCGACGATGGTTGATcgaattgctgctgctgctgctgctgccccggAGAGTGAGCTACAGCCGTCGACTGTGGGCAGCTCGGAGCTGCTAAATCCGGTTCCAGCACCGGCTCCGACTGTCCAGCCCCGTGCAAAAGTGTCCATCTCGGACGAAGTGTTTGAAATGGTGAAGAAAACCGAATCGAAGAAGAAACCCTCGGTGGAGGAAGAGCACGAGCAGAGCGAGGACGAGGAGCTGCGGAACGTACtcgccggtggtggtggtggtgtggatcCATCGCTTAGTGGTGGCGGTTCGGGTCCGATAAACATTCCCGGCAAGCAGTCGAGCGCCGCGGGCGCCCTTGCGTCCGACGACGACGCCAGCCActcggacgacgacgacgatgaggagGATGGGGAGGAGGATGGAAGCGATGAGAATGGCCGGAAGCATGGCAATGATGAGGTGATGTTTGATGATACCGATGGTCGCACCCGGAAACCGGTCCGGCGGGTCAACTCCAGCCCCGAGATGCGTACGAAGTGGAACAGTCAGTTTTTGAGCAAAGCGAAGGAAAGCGCcggacagcagcaccagcagcatcagcagatgGACTCAACCGCCATTGTAACGGCGGGTGCGGGAGACCCGGCGGTGGTAGCGACGACTTCTGTGGTTTCCGCCGGCTTAGGACAGACCGTGGAAACGGGCGTgatggagaagaaaaagtCCACCTACGGCAAGGGCGTTAGCTGCGAGGCGATTCCGGAGGAAATTGCTGGCTCTACTCCGCCTCCCCCAACGGCCCTGCGCATGCAGAGCGACCCACAAACCACGGCAGtaccaccgccaccgaccGTCCGTGGCACGGTCACGGCCAAACATCAGGCCGAGTTCGGTGCGACCAAAGCGACCGCCATCACGACCTCCCTGCCCGAGTCGAACACGCTCGAACCGATACCGGCTTCGCTGGTGGCCCCGCGCAAACAACACTCTGCCGACGATGCCACGCTAGCCGCCCGTCCCGACGGCTCCTCGACCGAAGTCATCAACACGCTGCAGCAAGGCTCGATCGCCGCCCTGCCGAGTGGCGCCATGATTGCACCGATCGCGATGCATCCGATCACGCAAACGTCGTCCTCGTCCGCGCTCAGCCTCAAGCTGCCGATGGAGAAGGTGACGAGCAAGCCGCCCCAGTCGCCGGTCCCACTCTCACCGCGGCTGATCGCCCGCAACACCACCAACCTGAAGCAATCGAGCTCGGGGACCGCGTCGCCCTCCTTCCCGGCGATGGGTATGGGTGGTGCCGGCTCGATCGGGATCGGCAGCGGGCTGCTCGGGATGGGCAGCGGCGGGAACGATAATGACAATCTGCCCCGCGGTCGCTCCAAAACCATCTCGACCGTGCGGGAGCACTACACGCGCGACGCCTCGAAGTGGAGCGCCGCGAACGTGTCGCGCATGCGCAACGAGCACATCAACCGGACGGTCGTCAGCCCGAGCTTTGTGTTTCTGCAGCTGTACCACCATGGCCAGTTCGGCAGTGAGtgcccgctgctgctggacaaGGATCCGGAGAAGGCGATCGCACTGCTCGATCTGATACCGCCGTTCGAGATGCACAAGATCGGCGTGCTGTACGTGGGCCCCGGGCAGGCGGGCAACGAGTCGGAGATACTGAAGAACCGGTACGGCAGCCTGCGGTACGCGGAGTTTCTCAGCAGCCTCGGCACGCTGGTCGCGATCAAGGACGCCAAAGAGAAGAACATCTTCATCGATCTCGAAAGCAACGGCAAGGACGGTGCGTTCACGTACATCTACCAGGACGATATCGTGCAGCTGACGTTTCACGTCGCGACGCTGATGCCGAACAAGCGGCAGGACCCGCACTGCaacgagaagaagaagcacaTCGGGAACGATTTCGTCACGATCGTGTACAACGAGAGCGGCGAGGAGTACGACCTGAAAACGATTCGA GGTCAGTACAATTACGCCTGCGTAATTGTGGAGCCAATCGAGCTGAACAGTAACCGCGTGTTTATCCGGTCGAAGGACGACATCGCACAGCACGTGACGCGCGAAACGAAGATCGTCTCGGACCATACGGCACCGCTGCTCGCCCGTCAGATGGCACTGCACGCGAAC TTGGCTTCCCTGGTCGCTCAGTCGCTCAAGACGAAAAACTCCAGCCCGTACGCCTCGAACTGGCTGGAGCGGTTGCGCAAGATCAAAAACATCCGCTCCCGGTACGGCCAGCAGCAGGATGATCAGCGGCAgacgcagcaacagcagcagcagcaacaatcgcTACAGCAGGGCGGCGGCGGTTCGGCCAACGATCTCAGCTCGGCCGCCAGCAGCTCCAACAGCGGCATCAGCTACCGGGTGGACGATTTCTCCAAGTACACCGTTTGA